From the Clostridium acetobutylicum ATCC 824 genome, one window contains:
- a CDS encoding APC family permease, whose product MMDKFLDILLGKPLANEQGSHEKFNIPFGLAVMASDAISSVAYAAEEILIVLIVVLGLQAYTWLSIVALMIIGLLAILTVSYLQIIRAYPQGGGAYIVAKENIGTVPGLVAGAALLIDYILTVAVSASAGGAAILSAFPGLLNYKVLIVIVFIVVLTILNLRGVSESSKIFSLPTYIFVFGMMFMIVFGIFKYAFWGGAANQVNKVVLKQTADVSIFLILRAFSQGCSALTGLEAVSNSVPNFKEPSQRNAKIVMILLSSIILFIFGGSSILANLYRAVPGENVTVLAQIAEGVFGRNFMFYLIQVSTAIILLMACNTAFTGFPMLMYVVARDGFVPRQFTHRGKRLSFSIGIVSLSVIAGILVIVFKAVTHNLLPLYSVGVFMSFTLAQTGMVIHWRQGKERNWRIRALINGFGAVVTTITTGIIAYEKFEAGAWIVIILIPILVFIMLAIKRHYNIVAEQLRAHLKDYKAADLQKKFTHLAVVPIASLNKASLSALQYAKSVTDNVIALNISISKEQMEKLKASWSELDTDIVLVSKYSPYRHIVTPLLQSIDDIASRASDDEKITVVLPQFITHKWWGNLLHNNTGIFLRESILRNKNVIVSTYPYHLDDDE is encoded by the coding sequence ATGATGGATAAATTCCTGGATATCTTATTGGGTAAGCCTTTGGCAAATGAGCAAGGTTCTCATGAAAAGTTTAATATTCCTTTTGGATTGGCCGTAATGGCTAGCGATGCTATTTCATCAGTGGCTTATGCTGCAGAAGAAATTTTAATAGTATTAATAGTTGTGTTAGGGCTTCAAGCATATACTTGGCTTAGCATAGTGGCATTAATGATAATTGGACTGCTTGCCATTTTAACGGTATCTTATCTACAAATAATAAGGGCTTATCCTCAAGGTGGAGGTGCGTATATAGTTGCAAAAGAAAATATAGGTACAGTACCGGGACTTGTGGCAGGAGCAGCTCTTTTAATTGATTATATTTTAACGGTTGCTGTTAGTGCTAGTGCAGGTGGAGCTGCTATTTTGTCTGCATTTCCAGGATTATTAAATTACAAAGTACTTATAGTTATAGTATTTATTGTGGTTCTAACAATTTTAAATTTAAGAGGAGTAAGTGAGTCTTCAAAGATTTTTAGCTTACCTACTTACATATTTGTATTCGGTATGATGTTTATGATAGTTTTTGGAATATTTAAGTATGCATTTTGGGGAGGAGCTGCAAATCAGGTTAATAAAGTTGTCTTAAAGCAAACAGCTGATGTTAGCATTTTTCTGATATTGAGGGCCTTTTCCCAAGGATGTTCTGCTTTAACTGGACTTGAAGCCGTAAGTAATTCTGTGCCAAATTTCAAGGAACCAAGTCAAAGAAATGCTAAAATAGTAATGATACTACTGTCTTCTATAATACTATTTATATTTGGAGGTTCATCTATTTTAGCTAATCTTTACCGTGCAGTTCCGGGAGAGAATGTCACAGTACTCGCTCAAATTGCAGAAGGAGTTTTTGGAAGAAACTTTATGTTCTATTTGATTCAGGTTTCAACGGCTATAATACTTTTAATGGCTTGCAATACAGCTTTTACTGGATTTCCTATGCTTATGTATGTCGTAGCAAGGGATGGATTTGTACCAAGGCAATTTACTCATAGGGGAAAAAGACTAAGCTTTTCCATAGGTATTGTGTCCTTATCTGTTATTGCAGGAATATTAGTTATAGTATTTAAAGCAGTTACTCATAATCTTTTGCCACTTTACTCTGTGGGAGTATTTATGTCCTTTACACTTGCTCAAACAGGTATGGTAATTCATTGGAGACAGGGTAAAGAAAGAAATTGGCGTATAAGAGCTTTAATAAATGGATTTGGAGCTGTTGTAACAACTATAACAACAGGGATAATAGCTTATGAAAAATTTGAAGCAGGAGCATGGATAGTAATAATTTTAATACCTATTTTAGTTTTTATCATGCTTGCAATTAAAAGACATTACAACATTGTGGCAGAGCAGCTTCGTGCACATCTAAAAGATTATAAGGCGGCGGATTTACAAAAAAAATTCACACATCTTGCAGTTGTTCCCATTGCTAGCTTAAATAAAGCTTCTTTGAGTGCACTTCAATATGCAAAAAGTGTAACTGATAACGTGATTGCGTTAAACATATCCATAAGCAAAGAGCAAATGGAAAAGTTAAAGGCATCCTGGAGTGAGCTTGATACGGATATAGTTTTGGTAAGCAAATATTCGCCGTATAGACATATAGTTACGCCACTTCTTCAGTCAATAGATGATATTGCATCTAGAGCATCTGATGACGAGAAGATAACAGTAGTTCTTCCGCAATTTATAACTCATAAGTGGTGGGGAAATTTACTTCACAACAATACTGGAATCTTTCTTAGAGAGAGTATTCTTAGAAATAAAAACGTAATTGTATCAACGTATCCCTATCATTTGGATGATGATGAATGA
- a CDS encoding TetR/AcrR family transcriptional regulator, whose amino-acid sequence MKKRNLTKEKIIQIAFSLADEIGLDKVTFQKLAEKLDIKSPSLYNHFSNMSDLKISMTTYLLNSLNFKLMQDLVGKSGEAAVKIFAYTYKDFAMENKTAYRLFLSTKTTENEEVNRMAKETNNIILQVLSFYIKNDVDLIHKSRALRSLLHGYVSLSSLGYFQNKVDSEDSFRIMIDDFILSLSKNT is encoded by the coding sequence GTGAAAAAACGGAATTTAACCAAAGAGAAAATCATCCAAATCGCCTTTTCGTTAGCTGACGAAATTGGTCTTGATAAGGTTACCTTTCAAAAACTTGCAGAAAAATTGGATATAAAATCTCCATCTTTATATAATCACTTTTCTAATATGAGTGATCTCAAAATAAGCATGACAACATATTTATTAAATTCATTGAATTTTAAATTAATGCAGGACCTAGTTGGAAAAAGCGGAGAAGCTGCTGTGAAAATTTTTGCCTATACATATAAGGACTTTGCTATGGAAAATAAGACTGCTTACAGACTATTTTTAAGTACTAAAACCACAGAAAACGAAGAAGTGAATCGTATGGCAAAGGAAACTAATAATATCATTCTTCAAGTTTTAAGCTTTTATATAAAAAATGACGTAGACTTAATACATAAAAGCAGAGCCTTAAGAAGTTTGCTACATGGCTATGTATCCTTAAGTTCTCTTGGATATTTTCAAAATAAAGTTGATTCAGAAGACAGCTTTCGCATAATGATCGATGACTTTATTTTATCCCTTTCCAAAAACACTTAG
- a CDS encoding multidrug efflux MFS transporter, whose product MKMWKKNLIVCWFGMFITSIGMSQIAPVLPLYIRHLGVNSSSLVEEFSGIAFGITFIVSAIFSPIWGQAADKFGRKPMLLRASFGMGIIIFSMGFVSNVYVLIVLRLLQGVITGYSTACTTLIATQTDKEHAGWALGTLSTAGIAGSLLGPTIGGFVEEAFGTQNVFFITGALLIIVFIATMLFVKEDFVRENKKVDSMKKVWNSVPEKSLTITILVTFFILTLALYSIEPIMTEYVSKLSRNTSHVAFIAGLVFSASGLANIVAAPRLGKISDKIGPHKIMLGALIVAGIVFIPQAFVKNPWQLMFFRFLLGLASGGLTPSVNILVKKITPTAITGRIFGLSMSAGYLGVFGGSVLGGQVSAYLGIRYVFFITSSLLLINAVWVYFKVYKKLNLKEIV is encoded by the coding sequence ATGAAAATGTGGAAAAAAAATTTGATAGTTTGTTGGTTTGGAATGTTTATAACCAGTATAGGAATGAGTCAAATTGCCCCAGTACTACCTCTTTACATAAGACATCTTGGGGTTAATAGCTCATCCTTAGTTGAAGAGTTTTCAGGTATTGCTTTTGGGATTACCTTTATAGTATCAGCTATTTTTTCTCCTATTTGGGGGCAAGCTGCTGATAAATTTGGTAGGAAGCCTATGCTTCTTAGAGCAAGTTTTGGTATGGGAATAATTATATTTAGTATGGGTTTTGTATCAAATGTATATGTGCTTATAGTATTGAGATTGCTTCAGGGTGTTATAACTGGTTACAGCACAGCTTGCACTACGCTAATTGCAACACAAACGGATAAAGAACATGCTGGATGGGCACTCGGCACACTTTCAACTGCTGGTATTGCAGGATCACTTCTTGGACCAACTATTGGTGGTTTTGTAGAAGAAGCCTTTGGTACACAAAATGTATTTTTCATAACAGGTGCACTGCTTATAATTGTATTTATTGCTACAATGCTGTTTGTGAAGGAAGATTTTGTACGTGAAAATAAAAAGGTTGATAGTATGAAGAAAGTATGGAATAGCGTTCCTGAAAAAAGTCTTACTATAACTATTCTTGTAACGTTTTTTATATTAACCTTAGCATTATACTCAATAGAACCAATTATGACAGAGTATGTTTCTAAGCTATCAAGGAATACTAGTCATGTTGCTTTTATAGCAGGGTTGGTTTTTTCAGCTTCGGGACTTGCTAACATAGTTGCAGCACCAAGGCTTGGAAAAATTTCTGATAAAATTGGACCTCATAAGATTATGCTTGGTGCCCTCATAGTTGCAGGTATAGTATTTATACCGCAAGCTTTTGTTAAAAATCCATGGCAGTTAATGTTTTTTAGATTTTTATTAGGACTTGCATCAGGAGGATTAACTCCATCAGTTAATATATTAGTAAAGAAAATCACACCTACGGCTATTACAGGAAGAATTTTTGGACTTAGTATGTCAGCAGGATACCTTGGTGTATTTGGAGGTTCAGTTTTAGGAGGGCAGGTTTCAGCTTATTTAGGAATTAGATATGTATTTTTTATTACCAGTTCACTGCTGCTTATAAATGCAGTGTGGGTTTATTTTAAAGTGTATAAAAAACTTAATTTAAAAGAAATAGTTTAA
- a CDS encoding hydrolase, which translates to MENLEIEKTALVVIDLQKGIVAGEHAPYTGKEVVEKASKLVKAFTDKGAFVVLVKVSTIDGKDMLKPKLDSEINQIKRPEGWDSYVPEISNIKNTYAITKRQWGAFYGTDLDLQLRRRGIDTMVLCGISTGIGVDTTAREAFQHGYNQIFVEDAMTARSREEHAYVCKYIFPRLGRIRNTEEILEQL; encoded by the coding sequence ATGGAAAATTTAGAAATAGAAAAAACGGCCCTTGTGGTTATAGATTTGCAAAAAGGCATTGTAGCTGGAGAGCATGCGCCTTATACAGGAAAAGAAGTTGTAGAAAAAGCAAGTAAATTAGTTAAAGCATTTACAGATAAAGGGGCTTTTGTAGTTCTTGTAAAAGTCTCAACTATTGATGGAAAGGACATGCTTAAGCCTAAGTTGGATTCGGAAATTAATCAAATTAAGCGCCCAGAAGGATGGGATAGCTATGTACCAGAAATATCCAATATAAAAAATACTTATGCTATTACAAAAAGGCAATGGGGAGCATTTTACGGTACTGATTTAGATTTACAGTTAAGGCGTCGAGGAATAGATACTATGGTGCTATGCGGTATTTCTACAGGAATAGGTGTTGATACTACAGCTAGAGAAGCTTTTCAGCATGGATACAATCAAATTTTTGTTGAGGATGCAATGACAGCAAGATCAAGGGAAGAACATGCCTATGTTTGTAAATATATATTTCCAAGGCTAGGAAGGATCAGAAATACTGAAGAAATATTAGAACAATTATAA
- a CDS encoding ArsR/SmtB family transcription factor produces MIDNAREIAELLKVLANENRLMIVCHLIDAPMTVTELHEKINTLTQSALSQHLALLRAHGILSSEKRGLSITYSIKDNRITNVIKVLKENYCDIK; encoded by the coding sequence ATGATTGATAATGCTAGGGAAATAGCAGAGTTACTAAAAGTTCTAGCTAATGAAAATAGATTAATGATTGTTTGTCATCTTATTGATGCACCTATGACAGTAACTGAACTTCATGAAAAAATAAATACCTTGACACAATCAGCACTGTCTCAGCATTTAGCTTTATTGAGAGCACATGGAATACTTAGCTCAGAGAAAAGGGGACTTTCTATTACCTATTCAATAAAGGATAATAGGATAACAAATGTAATTAAGGTTTTAAAAGAAAATTATTGTGATATAAAGTAA
- a CDS encoding rhodanese-like domain-containing protein encodes MFNIFKNNEIGSISVHDLYERIGKINLIDIREDYEYKDGHIPSAKNVPMGIILKEPEKYIDKSKEYYIVCKSGARSIKTCKQLISKGYNVVNISGGTSAYIRPLER; translated from the coding sequence ATGTTTAATATTTTTAAAAATAATGAAATTGGTTCTATAAGTGTACATGATTTATATGAGAGAATAGGAAAAATTAATTTAATAGACATTAGGGAAGATTACGAGTATAAAGACGGTCATATACCTTCAGCTAAGAATGTACCAATGGGGATAATTTTAAAAGAACCAGAAAAATATATTGATAAGTCAAAAGAATACTACATAGTTTGTAAGTCAGGAGCAAGAAGCATAAAAACTTGCAAACAATTAATAAGTAAAGGATACAATGTAGTTAATATTTCAGGGGGTACATCAGCGTATATAAGACCACTAGAGAGATAA